Genomic DNA from Chromatiales bacterium:
TCATATCTGGCATCAGTGTGTCACCTCTGGCTTCCCAGGCATTGCATATGCCCAAGCGTTTAGCTTACAATAAAATCAGCCGAATCTAAATATACCTGTTTCTGGCATTATACAAGGATGCTATTCCTATAATGAAAAGCCAAAGGTGAATATAGGAATATACATCGCAGCAATAATCCAACCAACCACCGCAGCTACCGCACAGATCAATGTTGGTTCCATCCAGCGCATGATACTTTGCATTTCGGTATCAAAGCGATCGTTATAATAAGTTGCAATTTGGCATAAAGACTCGCTCAGTTGACCGCTATCTACGCCTATGCGAATCATCTGTTTTAGAAACGGTTCAAAGAAGTCTATTTTATAAATAGCTGCATACAAACTGACACCTTTGATTAGGTCATATTTTAGTTGTTCTAAAGCACTTTTGAATACCATATCGTGTGTCGTTGCTGGTAACCATTGCATCGCCCGATCTATAGGAATTCCAGCCTGATAAGCTAAGCCCAAAGTGCCGGCAAAAAAGCTCTGCAAATAACTGCGTCTGAGAGCACCGCACAGCGGGAGCCTTAAACAAATATACGATGTTATATACCTAAACACTGCAACCGTACGGTGTAGCAGTAGTCCGATCGCATAAATCACTATCAGCACGAGTAACGATACAGTGCCGTATTGTTCCAGCCAGTCGGCAATATCCAAGGTCAGTTGCGTGTAGCTGGGCAGTGCACCGCCGAGCATCGCATAGCTTTTTTCAAATTGCGGCACCACTGTTTTTAGTAATAGCACCATCACCGCAACCGCTACTCCCATCACCAACGAGGGATAAGCCAACGCTCGTCTTAATCGCTGCAATGCAAGTGCTTGTTTTTCTTTTTGTGTCACAAGCTCGTTGAGCAATAAGACCAATTTACCGCTGTCTTCTCCGATGCGGATGATATAACTCAGATAGAGTTGGCGGCTATGCAAATGCGGTTTTAGACTTTCGGATAGGCTTAGCCCAGCGTTGATGCAGTGTATCAATCGTGCAAATACTGCTTTTAGTTTGGTGGGTGCCTGTTCGTAGAGTAGTTGCAGAGATGCATCAATCGGCAAGCCAGCATCCAATAAAGTTGCTAGTCGTTTCATCAAAAAGACTAAGGATTTGTTATCCA
This window encodes:
- a CDS encoding type II secretion system F family protein, which codes for MQASSQLFKWRGITAEGRHITGLQVAEDESLLMQHLENQGIILLNARRDPRMPKLDNKSLVFLMKRLATLLDAGLPIDASLQLLYEQAPTKLKAVFARLIHCINAGLSLSESLKPHLHSRQLYLSYIIRIGEDSGKLVLLLNELVTQKEKQALALQRLRRALAYPSLVMGVAVAVMVLLLKTVVPQFEKSYAMLGGALPSYTQLTLDIADWLEQYGTVSLLVLIVIYAIGLLLHRTVAVFRYITSYICLRLPLCGALRRSYLQSFFAGTLGLAYQAGIPIDRAMQWLPATTHDMVFKSALEQLKYDLIKGVSLYAAIYKIDFFEPFLKQMIRIGVDSGQLSESLCQIATYYNDRFDTEMQSIMRWMEPTLICAVAAVVGWIIAAMYIPIFTFGFSL